The Candida dubliniensis CD36 chromosome 2, complete sequence genome contains a region encoding:
- a CDS encoding ubiquitin carrier protein, putative (Similar to S. cerevisiae UBC13), translating into MPRHPFYKRLLKEYQQICLNKLPGIKLVTNDDNLTEFIFQIKVGNNVLYPDDEQYHLSIKITENYPVDSPQVKFIIHEEDDDDDSIIIIDDDSIEIIPRSVIPIHPHIYSNGHICLNLLGDDWTPACSIESILLSIQSMLSTNDKRERPPDDTSYIKHAPANPKNSKFVYHDDNV; encoded by the coding sequence ATGCCTAGACACCCATTCTATAAACGATTACTAAAAGAATATCAGCAAATATGTTTGAATAAACTACCAGGAATAAAGCTCGTCactaatgatgataatctAACTGAGTTTATATTCCAGATCAAAGTGGGAAATAACGTGTTATATCCAGACGACGAGCAGTACCatctttcaataaaaataactGAAAACTACCCCGTCGACTCTCCACAAGTCAAGTTTATTATCCATGAGGAAgatgacgacgacgactcaataattatcattgatgatgattcgATTGAAATTATACCTCGCTCGGTTATACCCATTCATCcacatatatattcaaaCGGCCACATTTGTCTTAATCTATTAGGAGATGATTGGACACCAGCATGTTCTATAGAGTCGATATTATTGAGCATTCAAAGCATGTTAAGCACAAACGACAAACGGGAAAGACCGCCTGACGATACCTCGTATATTAAACACGCTCCAGCAAACCCAAAAAATTCTAAATTTGTGTATCACGATGACAATGTGTAA